The nucleotide sequence CCGAAGGCTTGCAGGGCGCGAGTGGCTTCCAAGCGCACGGGAGGTGCGGGATCATTGAGGAGCTTTTTGAAGGCGGGTGTGATGCCGTCGGGGAGTTGGCGCAGGGAGGACACCGCGTCGGCGCGAAGTTCGGGATCGAGCGAGGGATCGAACGCCACAATTTGAATGATCGGGGTGGCGGCGGGCTCGCCGACGGCCGCGAGGGAGCGCATGGCTTCGCGGACCAGCGGGGGAGAATCGCTCGAGGTGATGAGCTGGAGCAGCGTTTCGCGAACAGCCGGGGCGGCGGGATCGGCGAGCTGAGGAATGGCGAGGGCGCGCCCGGCGTCGGGCAGGGAATCGTCTTGCACGAGGCGTTCAATGAGGGGGGCGGGGACGTCGCGTTTTATCGCGAACGTGCGGGTGCCTTTCGCATACGCTGCGTCGACGTCGGAGCCGAGGATCTGTTGGGTCGCCAGCACGAAGCGGAAGAGGCGTGGGCTGAGGTCGGGCGCGGTGAGCATGGCCTCGACTTTGGAGGTGAACGTCCGGTCCACCTGGTCACCGATGTGGCGCAGGGCGAGGATGCGCAGCACTTCGGATGGATCGGTCAGCGCGGACTCGATTTCGGCGGCGGTGAAGGCATGGCCACGATGGCGGAGGGCGAGCCACGCGCCTTGGCGCAGGTCGACCGATGGGGAAGCGAGGAGTTGTTCCAACCGCGTCAGGTCACCGTGGGCGGCGAGGGCGGCGACCGCGTGATGGCGCAGAAACGGATCTTCGTTGGAGAGAAGCGACTCGGCTTGGGCCGGGGAGAAAACGTCGGGGATTCGTTTCAGCAGGGCGGCGACGTCGGCGGCGGTATGGACCTCTGGTCCGGGCTGCTTCGGTCGCACCAACCAGATGGCGCCGCGCGAGTGGTTGGGGTAGTCACGGAGAACCCAATCGGTGATGAAAAATCCTCCGCCTTTGGCCGGGGCGAGGGCCACGGGCCGGAAGTGTTCGCCGCCATTGATGAACGGTTCGGCGGTGGCGGTGAAGGACGCTCCGGTGCGGTGGGGATGAAAAAGCGAGAGAGTGTGCTCGCCCCAGATCGTGACGGCGAAGGCGTCGGAATAGTTTGGACCGAGGCGGGTGGACGTCAGATCGAGCAGACCACTGGGGGCCTCGCCGGTCCCGGCAGCGATGGGCAGCACGCCGGGCAGGTCGGCGTTCCAGCCGGAAAAGGGATGCAGACCGGTGGGTCCGTAGCGAGCGAGGTAGCCGTAGTCGCCGCCGTCGATGACATGAACGACACGGTTGGGGCCGCGGGAGTCGGGATCGTTGTCGGCGCAGAGCAGACGGCCATGGCGGTCGAAAGCGATGACGAAAGGATTCCAAAAACCGGTGGCGACGCGATGAAGGCCGGAACCGTCGGGGTTGATGCGCACGATGTCGCCTCCCTCGCCGTAGCCGGTGAGACGTTCGTGGGCGGCGCTGATATATGCGTAGGGATAGCCGCCGACGTTGCCGCGCGAGGCGTAGATGGTGCCGTCGCGATCGATGGCGATGCCGAGGAGGTCGCCGTGAGGGTTGCCGCTTTGGGTTTCGAGGTGGAGCAGGACGGTATGCTCGTCGGTTTCGCTGGTGCCGTTGCCATCGGCGTCGTTGAGCCGGATGACATCACTGGCGGTGACAACGTGCAGCACACCGTCGGGAGCGAAAGCCAGGTTCATGGCCTCTTTTTCGATGCGGGCGAAGATCGTAATCTCGTCGGCTCGTCCGTCGCCGTCGGTGTCGACGAAGCGTTTGATGAGATCGGTCGACGGTCCGACGTAGTCCTTGGGTCGGACGTGGGTGTGGGACTCGACGACGAAGAGATCACCGTCCGCGTTGGTGACTGCGCCGATCGGGGTGACGATGTCGGGATCGGCGGCGAAGAGGATGACCTCGAGGTTGGGGTCGAGGGCGACCGGCGTGTCTTCGGCGTGGGCGGAGCTCAGGATAAAGCCCGCAAGACTTAGCAGCAGTCCAATTCGTCGGCCCCCAGGTAGGGCGGACTCGCCGAGCGGGCGGGCGAGGGAGTGGCACCGGCGGTGGCGGCGAAACCGCCCGGTCGGTCGTGATTGGTCGCGGTTAGTCACGGACATACGGAGTGAACATTTCGCGGGCGGCGGAGAGGTTGGCGGCGATGGGAGCGCGGGGTTGGTTCCACGCCATCTCGACCACGAGGTAGCCCGTGTAACCGCCGTCGATGAGGTCGCGCAGAAACGGATCGAAGTCAGTCACGCCCTCGCCAAACACGACGGTCTGGTGACCCTTGCCGAACGCGGCGCAGTCCTTGAGATCCACATGTTGGATACGGTCGCGGAATTGCGCGACCACGGAGGTGAGCGTGATGCCCGCGCCCTCGAAATGGCAGGTATCGAGACACATGCCGACGTGGGAGGAATCGATGGCGGCGAAAATCTCGGCGTAGTCCTCCGGGCGTTCGAGAACGTTGCGGGCGTGGTTTTCGAGGAGGAGCAGGACGTCCATTGCCTCGGCGGCGGGAGCGAGTTCGCGGCAGACCTTGATCACGTGTTCGATTCCGCCATGGGTGTCGCGCGGAGCACCGGTGAATTTGACGCGGCGGCAGCCGAGACGGCGCGCCTGTTCCATAAACCAGAGTTTGTGGGCGACGTCGTGGATGACGGCGTTGCGGCCCTCGCCGCCGAAGGAGGAGCCTTGCAGACTGACCGGACGCAGGTCGGAGGCAGCGCAGCGCTCGGCCAGACTGTCGATGTAGCGGGGCGTGAGCAGGTCGGGATACCAGAGGTTGAACTCGACGTTGGTGAAGCCGGTCTGCGGCACGAGGCGAAAGGCGGGGTCGTGATGATGGTTGCTGAATCCGTCGGTGCAGATCGTGGCCACGGCGAGTGCGGTGCCGGTCGGATCAGCAGACCGGGCCGCCGTGGGGTATGCGGCGGCCCGGCTGACCATTGCACCAAGCATTCCGGCGGCACCGGCAGTCACGGCGGTGTCGCGCAGAAATTTCCGGCGGGAAAGCGGAGACGGGGAGTCGTTCACGAACCGGAGGCGGTGCCGTTGGCATCCAGCGTGACCCGACGGTAGCCGCCCCGTGATTTGAAGAACAGCAGCAGGCCGAGGTAGACGACGGCCATGGCGATGGGAATAAAGGCGTCGACGCGCAGGGTTTTGCGATCACCGGCTTGGTCGGCGGCGACGAGCGCGTGATCGGCGGGCGTGCGGGCGGGGGCGGGGGTGGCTTTGGCTTCGCCCAGGATGCGGCCGTCGATGGCGGCTACATCGCGGAAGATCAGCCAACCGCTGGGCTCTTCCACCTGGCTCGCGGCGTAGACCTGCGGCGCGGAAGCGGCGAGGGCTTCGCTGGCGAAACGGTCCTTGGCGTAGCCGAGTCCGGGCAGGCCGATGAGTCCGGCGGACATCATGCCGAGCCCGCCCATGATGCTCATGGCAATCGCGCCGGTGCGGGGGAAACGGTCGCCCACAATCGCGAGCATGGTCGGCCAGAAGAAGGTTTTGCCGATGCTGTAAACCGTGAGGGCGAGCAGTGCGCCGCCGAAGCTGGTGATGCCACTGACGAGGTTGAGACCGAGCGAGGCGATGACGGCGCACGCCAGCAGCAGACCCACGGGCGAGAGACCGATCTTGCGTTCGATCCAGTCGGCGCAGAAGCGCAGGATGAACATACAGAGCGAAGTGAACACGAAGAGCATCTTGCCCTGTTCGGAGGAGAGGATGTTGCCGGTGATGTTTTGAATCCATCCGTCGGTGCCGAGCTCGACCGCGCCGACCATGATGTGGGTGCCAAAGAGAACAAACAACATCCAGGCTCCCAGTGCGAAGCCGGTGATGCGACCGATCGCGCCGATGACGGCGAGCGCGCCGACAACGATGATCCAGACCGGCAGATCCGGGAAGGTGGCGCGGAAGAACATGCCCAGCATGACGGCGATAAGGGTGCCGCCGAGCAGGCCGACATCCTTGAACATGGCGCCGAGGCTGAGGCCCTTTTCGGCGGCTTCGGAGCGCGGGTAGCGTTGGCCCCAGAACATGACGCCGTAGATGACGGTGGGGATCAGAAACATGGCGACCTGCAGTTTCCAGGACACCTGCATCTTGTCATCGAGGAGCCAGCCCATGAGACCGCCGAGCACGAGGCCGAGCGGCCAGGAGGCATGGAGGATGTTGAGGTAATGGGTGCGTTTGTCGGGGAAGAGGGTGGCGACGAGTGGGTTGGCCACGGCTTCGAGGGTGCCGTTGGCGAGGGCGAAGGTGAACGTGCCCCAGAACAAGTAGTTGTAGACGGTGCCGATGGCCATGCCGGTGGTGGGCGCGAGGGTGACCACGGCGGAGACGATGTGCAGGGCAAAGGCGACGATGACGAGTTTGCCGTAGCCGATCTTGTCGACCACGAGCCCGCCGGCGAAAATGCCGAAACAAAACCCGGTGAAGCCGGCGCCGCCGATGACGCCGAGTTGGGTGGCGGTGAAGCCGAACTCCGAGCCCCAGTTGTCGAGGATGCCGCCGCGAATGGCGAAACCGATGGCGGTGGCGAGAATGGCGGTGAAGCCGGCGTAGAGCAGTCGCTGCGCAGTGGCCGGGGAAACCGCGGCGGCGGTGGGGGAGGAGTCACTCATGGGGTTGGGGCGGGACTAAGTAAGAAGTGAGAAGTAAGGACTAAGAAGATGCAGGCCCC is from Synoicihabitans lomoniglobus and encodes:
- a CDS encoding PVC-type heme-binding CxxCH protein; its protein translation is MSVTNRDQSRPTGRFRRHRRCHSLARPLGESALPGGRRIGLLLSLAGFILSSAHAEDTPVALDPNLEVILFAADPDIVTPIGAVTNADGDLFVVESHTHVRPKDYVGPSTDLIKRFVDTDGDGRADEITIFARIEKEAMNLAFAPDGVLHVVTASDVIRLNDADGNGTSETDEHTVLLHLETQSGNPHGDLLGIAIDRDGTIYASRGNVGGYPYAYISAAHERLTGYGEGGDIVRINPDGSGLHRVATGFWNPFVIAFDRHGRLLCADNDPDSRGPNRVVHVIDGGDYGYLARYGPTGLHPFSGWNADLPGVLPIAAGTGEAPSGLLDLTSTRLGPNYSDAFAVTIWGEHTLSLFHPHRTGASFTATAEPFINGGEHFRPVALAPAKGGGFFITDWVLRDYPNHSRGAIWLVRPKQPGPEVHTAADVAALLKRIPDVFSPAQAESLLSNEDPFLRHHAVAALAAHGDLTRLEQLLASPSVDLRQGAWLALRHRGHAFTAAEIESALTDPSEVLRILALRHIGDQVDRTFTSKVEAMLTAPDLSPRLFRFVLATQQILGSDVDAAYAKGTRTFAIKRDVPAPLIERLVQDDSLPDAGRALAIPQLADPAAPAVRETLLQLITSSDSPPLVREAMRSLAAVGEPAATPIIQIVAFDPSLDPELRADAVSSLRQLPDGITPAFKKLLNDPAPPVRLEATRALQAFGLIPAADPVVRPTSLDDWNALLGTGGDPAAGERVFHETTALCITCHRVKNRGSVIGPDLSNIGLTLSRRQLIRSIIQPSDDISPEYQGWEIKLNNGGSVVGLQGHLRGWGIILTGFTGEEIRTRHENIASYGAMERSLMPDGLGQILPVDDLRNLVAYLESLR
- a CDS encoding sugar phosphate isomerase/epimerase family protein, producing MNDSPSPLSRRKFLRDTAVTAGAAGMLGAMVSRAAAYPTAARSADPTGTALAVATICTDGFSNHHHDPAFRLVPQTGFTNVEFNLWYPDLLTPRYIDSLAERCAASDLRPVSLQGSSFGGEGRNAVIHDVAHKLWFMEQARRLGCRRVKFTGAPRDTHGGIEHVIKVCRELAPAAEAMDVLLLLENHARNVLERPEDYAEIFAAIDSSHVGMCLDTCHFEGAGITLTSVVAQFRDRIQHVDLKDCAAFGKGHQTVVFGEGVTDFDPFLRDLIDGGYTGYLVVEMAWNQPRAPIAANLSAAREMFTPYVRD
- a CDS encoding MFS transporter, with the translated sequence MSDSSPTAAAVSPATAQRLLYAGFTAILATAIGFAIRGGILDNWGSEFGFTATQLGVIGGAGFTGFCFGIFAGGLVVDKIGYGKLVIVAFALHIVSAVVTLAPTTGMAIGTVYNYLFWGTFTFALANGTLEAVANPLVATLFPDKRTHYLNILHASWPLGLVLGGLMGWLLDDKMQVSWKLQVAMFLIPTVIYGVMFWGQRYPRSEAAEKGLSLGAMFKDVGLLGGTLIAVMLGMFFRATFPDLPVWIIVVGALAVIGAIGRITGFALGAWMLFVLFGTHIMVGAVELGTDGWIQNITGNILSSEQGKMLFVFTSLCMFILRFCADWIERKIGLSPVGLLLACAVIASLGLNLVSGITSFGGALLALTVYSIGKTFFWPTMLAIVGDRFPRTGAIAMSIMGGLGMMSAGLIGLPGLGYAKDRFASEALAASAPQVYAASQVEEPSGWLIFRDVAAIDGRILGEAKATPAPARTPADHALVAADQAGDRKTLRVDAFIPIAMAVVYLGLLLFFKSRGGYRRVTLDANGTASGS